One genomic window of Solanum dulcamara chromosome 12, daSolDulc1.2, whole genome shotgun sequence includes the following:
- the LOC129876044 gene encoding myosin-binding protein 7-like, producing MDSQNSAPTTSQVNCCDCGCSSCSAMNRSYSGTWLRSVKRKFDEYNEDKFIIPGFILPLNARIEIENECTALREMVSKQQHTIQDLSAELEEERNASSSAANEAMSMILRLQGEKAEVQMEFKQFKRYTEEKTAHDQQEINALEDLLYKREQTIQSLTCEVQMYKHRMMSYGLTESEAEGDRETEKGRFSRNNSMSETINGQFEVPPFDYPPLKCTINENQVYTEFDNEVVDVEKYAFEETPRSCDQLRDLEHRINQLERTPRSTDGDLFKNNILEKVIVGHSPRRNRHLRKFSTDSVGSPFITNKEINSDFISDSPRLGGSIRKVEYSQTEERSNLRKVDNSSEIGDDMSDRVYTIDSVHQGAGYNGVSELKASAGMVDDYTPRDSLNNTDFGDPEVTKLYFRLQALEADRESMRQAMIAMRTDKAQVILLKEIAQQLCKEMTPAVRKPAKKPSVIGSFSFMSVFKWITCFVLWRRKARRCKYTFGSSTNNSGLLMLLDKGSRVGQWRCLMSTQV from the exons ATGGATTCTCAAAATTCGGCCCCAACGACCAGCCAGGTCAACTGTTGTGACTGCggatgcagcagttgttctgcaatGAACAGGTCCTATTCAGGGACTTGGCTCCGATCTGTGAAGCGAAAATTtgatgaatataatgaggataaGTTTATTATCCCAGGCTTTATCTTACCTCTAAATGCTCGtattgaaattgaaaatgaaTGTACAGCACTTAGGGAAATGGTAAGTAAGCAACAACACACAATTCAGGATTTAAGTGCTGAGTTGGAGGAAGAACGAAATGCATCTTCCTCGGCTGCGAATGAGGCCATGTCCATGATTTTGAGGTTGCAAGGAGAAAAGGCAGAGGTTCAGATGGAATTTAAACAATTCAAGAGGTACACTGAGGAGAAAACGGCACATGATCAGCAGGAGATTAATGCGTTGGAGGATTTATTATACAAGAGGGAGCAAACAATTCAATCATTGACTTGTGAGGTGCAAATGTATAAGCATAGAATGATGAGCTATGGGCTAACAGAATCTGAGGCTGAGGGTGATCGTGAGACAGAAAAGGGCCGTTTTAGTCGAAACAATAGTATGTCTGAGACTATCAATGGGCAATTCGAAGTTCCTCCATTTGATTACCCTCCATTGAAATGCACTATTAATGAGAATCAAGTATACACAGAATTTGATAATGAGGTTGTTGATGTTGAGAAATATGCATTTGAAGAGACCCCACGTTCATGCGACCAATTGCGCGATTTGGAGCATAGGATCAATCAACTGGAGAGGACACCAAGAAGCACTGATGGGGATCTTTTCAAGAACAACATACTTGAAAAAGTGATAGTTGGTCATTCCCCAAGGAGGAATAGACATCTTAGAAAATTTTCAACTGACAGTGTAGGATCTCCCTTCATtacaaataaagaaattaactcAGATTTCATCTCAGATTCTCCAAGGCTCGGTGGAAGTATTAGAAAAGTAGAATATTCACAAACAGAAGAGCGTTCAAACTTGAGGAAGGTGGATAATTCATCAGAAATTGGAGATGACATGAGTGACCGAGTTTACACAATTGATTCTGTACATCAGGGGGCTGGATATAATGGTGTGTCAGAACTCAAGGCTTCAGCCGGAATGGTTGACGACTATACCCCGAGGGATTCATTAAATAATACAGATTTTGGAGATCCAGAAGTCACAAAGTTGTATTTTAGACTCCAGGCACTTGAGGCTGACCGGGAATCAATGAGACAGGCTATGATTGCTATGCGGACTGATAAAGCGCAGGTGATATTGCTCAAGGAGATTGCTCAGCAGTTATGCAAAGAGATGACCCCAGCCGTGAGGAAACCTGCGAAGAAGCCATCTGTAATTGGGAGCTTTTCATTCATGTCTGTATTCAAG TGGATCACATGCTTTGTTTTATGGAGAAGAAAAGCACGCAGATGCAA GTACACATTTGGATCGTCGACCAACAATTCAGGTTTGCTAATGCTTTTAGACAAGGGATCTCGCGTGGGGCAGTGGAGATGTCTGATGAGCACGCAGGTGTAA